One region of Planctomycetota bacterium genomic DNA includes:
- a CDS encoding serine/threonine protein kinase, with amino-acid sequence MGISAQQVLDGLTSLSIIGQEDLAKLRNGLTSAQLAEDAETLLRYLVRKDKLSKYQAAKLYQERGKELVFGNYVIIDRIGVGGMGRVYQVRHVPTSQVRALKVLIARGDGSSRAIQRFLREVEVASQLSHPNIVTAYESGEAQGLQYLAMEFVDGQDLSTTVKQRGPLPLNEAISYILQAARGLGFAHGKGIVHRDVKPANLLLDKNGVVKILDLGIARIYATGDDEQSTESEGIALTYEGEIMGTADYMAPEQSKNTHTADARADIYSLGCTLYRLLTGAIPYSGDTAVLKIMAHHIQAVPSLIAARPEIPVELESIYQQMLKKDLTQRTQTMDEVIAALEPIAAKLAV; translated from the coding sequence ATGGGAATCTCAGCGCAGCAAGTTCTCGACGGCCTGACCTCGCTTTCGATCATCGGCCAGGAAGACCTCGCCAAGCTCCGCAATGGGCTGACGTCGGCGCAACTGGCGGAAGACGCCGAAACGCTGCTCCGCTACCTGGTGCGCAAGGACAAGCTGTCCAAGTACCAGGCCGCCAAGCTGTACCAGGAGCGCGGCAAGGAACTGGTCTTTGGCAACTACGTGATCATCGACAGAATCGGCGTGGGGGGCATGGGCCGGGTCTATCAGGTCCGTCATGTGCCGACCTCGCAGGTCAGGGCCTTGAAGGTGCTGATCGCGCGCGGCGACGGCTCGTCGCGGGCCATTCAACGCTTTCTGCGGGAAGTCGAAGTCGCCTCGCAGCTCTCGCACCCGAACATTGTTACCGCTTACGAATCGGGCGAAGCGCAAGGCTTGCAGTATTTGGCGATGGAGTTCGTTGACGGCCAGGACCTTTCGACCACGGTCAAGCAACGCGGCCCGCTCCCGCTGAACGAGGCGATCAGCTACATCCTGCAAGCGGCGCGCGGCTTGGGCTTTGCGCACGGCAAAGGAATCGTGCATCGCGACGTCAAGCCAGCCAACTTGCTGCTCGATAAAAACGGCGTCGTCAAGATTCTCGACCTGGGAATCGCGCGCATTTACGCGACCGGTGACGATGAGCAGTCGACGGAATCAGAGGGCATCGCCCTGACGTACGAGGGCGAGATCATGGGCACGGCGGACTACATGGCGCCCGAGCAATCCAAGAATACGCATACGGCCGACGCTCGCGCCGATATCTATTCGCTGGGCTGCACGCTGTATCGACTGCTCACTGGCGCCATTCCCTACTCGGGCGACACGGCGGTTTTGAAAATCATGGCGCATCACATTCAGGCGGTGCCATCGTTGATTGCCGCCCGGCCCGAGATTCCCGTCGAGTTGGAAAGCATCTACCAGCAGATGCTCAAAAAGGACCTGACGCAGCGAACCCAGACGATGGACGAAGTGATTGCCGCGCTCGAACCGATCGCGGCCAAGCTTGCGGTGTAA